The Metabacillus schmidteae genome has a segment encoding these proteins:
- the rpoB gene encoding DNA-directed RNA polymerase subunit beta: MTGQLVQYGRHRQRRSYARISEVLELPNLIEIQTSSYQWFLDEGLREMFQDISPIEDFTGNLSLEFIDYSLGDPKYPVEESKERDVTYSAPLRVKVRLINKETGEVKDQDVFMGDFPLMTETGTFVINGAERVIVSQLVRSPSVYYSGKVDKNGKKGFTATVIPNRGAWLEYETDAKDVVYVRIDRTRKLPVTVLLRALGFGSDQEITDLLGENEYLRNTLDKDNTESTEKALLEIYERLRPGEPPTVDNAKSLLDSRFFDPKRYDLANVGRYKINKKLHIKNRLFNQRLAETLVDPETGEIIAEKGTMIDRRTLDRIIPNLESGVGFKKEQPSGGVVEEDVTIQSIKIYAPNDPDGEKVINVLGNAYVEEAVKNITVADILASISYFFNLLHGVGDTDDIDHLGNRRLRSVGELLQNQFRIGLSRMERVVRERMSIQDTNTITPQQLINIRPVIASIKEFFGSSQLSQFMDQTNPLAELTHKRRLSALGPGGLTRERAGFEVRDVHYSHYGRMCPIETPEGPNIGLINSLSSYAKVNRFGFIETPYRRVDPETGKVTARIDYLTADEEDNYVVAQANARLADDGSFIDDDIVARFRGENTVVNKDRIDYMDVSPKQVVSAATACIPFLENDDSNRALMGANMQRQAVPLMNPEAPLVGTGMEYVSGKDSGAAVICKYPGIVERVEAKNVWVRRYEEVDGQKVKGNLDKYSMLKFIRSNQGTCYNQRPIVSEGDEVVKGEILADGPSMEKGELALGRNVMVAFMTWDGYNYEDAIIMSERLVKDDVYTSIHIEEYESESRDTKLGPEEITRDIPNVGEDALRNLDERGIIRIGAEVKDGDLLVGKVTPKGVTELTAEERLLHAIFGEKAREVRDTSLRVPHGGEGIILDVKVFNREDGDELPPGVNQLVRVYIVQKRKISEGDKMAGRHGNKGVISRILPEEDMPYLPDGTPVDIMLNPLGVPSRMNIGQVLELHLGMAARRLGIHVASPVFDGAREEDVWSTLEEAGMARDAKTVLYDGRTGEPFDNRVSVGIMYMIKLAHMVDDKLHARSTGPYSLVTQQPLGGKAQFGGQRFGEMEVWALEAYGAAYTLQEILTVKSDDVVGRVKTYEAIVKGENVPEPGVPESFKVLIKELQSLGMDVKMLSSDEQEIEMRDLDDEDDTQQAEGLSVNETIEPEPELEELEKDTVAKE; the protein is encoded by the coding sequence TTGACAGGTCAACTAGTTCAGTATGGACGACACCGCCAACGTAGAAGTTATGCACGCATTAGTGAAGTGTTAGAATTACCGAATCTTATAGAGATTCAAACATCTTCCTATCAGTGGTTTCTTGATGAGGGCTTGAGAGAAATGTTCCAGGATATTTCTCCTATTGAGGATTTCACTGGTAACCTCTCGCTAGAGTTTATTGATTATAGCTTGGGAGATCCTAAGTATCCTGTAGAGGAATCAAAAGAACGCGATGTTACCTATTCAGCGCCATTACGTGTGAAGGTGCGTTTGATTAACAAGGAAACTGGTGAAGTAAAAGATCAGGATGTCTTTATGGGAGATTTTCCTCTCATGACAGAAACAGGTACATTTGTGATTAATGGAGCAGAGCGCGTTATCGTGTCTCAGTTAGTCCGTTCACCAAGTGTTTATTACAGCGGTAAAGTAGATAAGAATGGTAAAAAGGGCTTTACTGCAACTGTTATCCCAAACCGTGGAGCTTGGTTAGAATACGAAACAGATGCTAAAGATGTGGTTTATGTACGTATTGATCGTACACGTAAATTACCAGTAACAGTCTTGTTACGTGCTCTTGGGTTTGGCTCTGATCAAGAAATCACCGACTTACTAGGTGAAAATGAGTACTTACGTAACACTCTTGATAAAGATAATACGGAAAGTACAGAGAAGGCATTGCTTGAAATCTATGAGCGTCTTCGTCCTGGTGAGCCACCTACTGTGGATAATGCCAAGAGTTTATTAGACTCCAGATTTTTTGATCCAAAACGCTATGACCTAGCGAATGTTGGTAGATATAAAATTAATAAAAAGCTTCATATTAAGAATCGTCTTTTCAACCAAAGGTTAGCCGAAACGCTTGTTGATCCTGAAACAGGTGAAATTATTGCGGAAAAAGGTACGATGATTGATAGAAGAACGCTCGATCGTATTATTCCAAACCTCGAGAGTGGTGTTGGATTCAAGAAAGAGCAACCTTCTGGTGGGGTTGTTGAAGAAGATGTAACAATCCAATCTATCAAGATTTATGCACCAAACGACCCTGATGGTGAAAAAGTCATTAATGTATTAGGTAATGCTTATGTAGAAGAGGCTGTAAAAAACATCACGGTTGCTGATATTTTAGCTTCTATTAGCTACTTCTTTAACCTGTTACATGGTGTAGGCGATACGGATGACATCGATCACCTAGGGAATCGTAGATTACGTTCTGTTGGTGAGCTATTACAAAACCAATTTAGAATTGGTTTATCCAGAATGGAACGTGTTGTTCGTGAAAGAATGTCTATTCAAGATACGAACACAATTACACCACAGCAATTAATTAATATTCGCCCAGTTATTGCGTCTATTAAAGAGTTCTTTGGAAGCTCACAATTATCTCAGTTCATGGATCAAACAAATCCTTTAGCTGAGTTAACTCATAAACGTCGTTTATCAGCACTTGGACCGGGTGGTTTGACTCGTGAACGTGCAGGTTTCGAAGTTCGTGACGTTCACTATTCTCACTATGGCCGTATGTGCCCGATTGAGACACCGGAGGGTCCGAACATTGGATTAATCAACTCACTTTCTTCATATGCGAAAGTTAATCGTTTCGGTTTCATTGAAACTCCATATCGTAGAGTTGACCCTGAAACAGGAAAAGTAACAGCCAGAATCGATTACTTAACTGCTGATGAGGAAGATAACTATGTTGTTGCCCAAGCGAACGCAAGACTAGCAGATGATGGATCATTTATTGATGATGATATTGTTGCTCGTTTCCGCGGGGAAAATACGGTTGTTAATAAAGATCGTATCGACTATATGGATGTATCTCCTAAGCAAGTTGTTTCTGCTGCAACAGCTTGTATACCATTCTTAGAAAATGATGACTCAAACCGTGCATTAATGGGAGCGAACATGCAACGTCAAGCTGTACCATTAATGAATCCTGAAGCTCCACTCGTTGGAACAGGAATGGAATACGTTTCTGGTAAAGACTCAGGTGCTGCTGTAATCTGTAAATATCCAGGTATTGTAGAGCGTGTAGAAGCGAAAAATGTATGGGTTCGTCGTTATGAAGAAGTGGATGGTCAAAAGGTTAAAGGTAATTTAGATAAATATAGCATGTTGAAGTTTATTCGTTCGAACCAAGGTACTTGTTACAACCAACGCCCGATCGTTAGTGAAGGTGATGAAGTTGTGAAAGGTGAAATCCTTGCAGACGGTCCGTCTATGGAAAAAGGTGAACTTGCATTAGGAAGAAACGTAATGGTTGCCTTCATGACATGGGATGGTTATAACTACGAGGATGCTATTATTATGAGCGAAAGACTTGTAAAAGATGATGTCTACACTTCAATACACATTGAAGAGTATGAGTCAGAGTCTCGTGACACAAAACTAGGACCTGAAGAAATTACACGCGATATCCCTAACGTTGGGGAAGATGCACTAAGAAACTTAGATGAGCGTGGAATTATTCGTATCGGTGCAGAAGTAAAAGACGGAGATCTGCTAGTAGGAAAGGTTACTCCTAAAGGAGTTACAGAGCTAACTGCAGAAGAAAGACTTTTACATGCAATCTTCGGGGAAAAGGCTCGTGAAGTACGTGATACTTCATTACGTGTACCACATGGTGGAGAAGGAATCATCCTAGACGTTAAAGTATTTAACCGTGAAGATGGTGATGAGTTACCACCAGGTGTTAACCAATTAGTTCGTGTATATATCGTTCAGAAGCGTAAAATCTCTGAAGGAGATAAGATGGCGGGACGACATGGTAACAAAGGGGTTATCTCACGAATTCTTCCTGAAGAAGATATGCCATATTTACCAGATGGAACACCTGTGGATATCATGTTAAATCCATTAGGGGTACCTTCTCGTATGAATATCGGTCAGGTATTAGAGTTGCACTTAGGTATGGCTGCACGCAGATTAGGCATTCATGTTGCATCACCAGTATTTGATGGTGCACGTGAAGAAGATGTGTGGTCAACATTAGAAGAAGCTGGAATGGCACGAGATGCAAAAACAGTTCTTTATGATGGACGTACAGGTGAACCGTTTGATAACCGTGTTTCTGTAGGAATCATGTACATGATCAAGCTAGCTCACATGGTTGATGATAAATTACATGCTCGTTCAACTGGACCATACTCACTAGTTACACAACAACCTTTAGGTGGTAAAGCACAGTTTGGTGGTCAGCGTTTCGGTGAAATGGAGGTATGGGCACTTGAAGCATATGGTGCTGCATATACATTACAAGAAATCTTGACTGTTAAATCTGATGATGTTGTTGGTCGTGTGAAGACATATGAAGCCATTGTAAAAGGTGAGAATGTACCGGAACCAGGTGTTCCAGAGTCGTTCAAAGTATTAATTAAAGAACTTCAAAGTTTAGGTATGGATGTTAAAATGCTCTCAAGTGATGAGCAGGAAATTGAGATGAGAGACCTAGATGACGAAGATGATACACAACAAGCAGAAGGTCTTTCCGTCAATGAAACAATTGAGCCAGAGCCGGAGCTTGAAGAATTAGAAAAAGATACTGTAGCGAAAGAGTAA